The nucleotide sequence CGCCTTCGACATCACGTCCAAGCCACCCGGCACCATTGAATGGGAGTAGGCGGCCGGCGCGGTTGCCCGGCAGCCGGCCTGAAAGCCCGGGGTCATTGCACCCGCAACTGGGTAACTTAGGTATCCCCAGAGAACATTTAGGCTACCCACGAGGTCCGCAGGCCGGCGCCCGGCAGGCAGCTGGCGCCACCCGCTCGGGCCGGCGCCACCGGGCCGGCGACTAGCTGCGCCGGCCGCTCATGTTGGCGTTCGGCGCAGCCCGCTCGACCAGGTCCGGGATGACCGTCCCGAGCTCCGCCGGGTCCCAGCGCTCGCCCTTGTCGATCGCCGGACCGGCGGCCCAGCCCTCCGCGACGCTGATGTGCCCGCCGTGGACGTTGAACACCCGGCCAGTGATGCCGCGCGACTCGGGGCTGCCCAGCCAGACCACGAGCGGTGAGATGTTCGCCGGCGAGCCCGAGTCGAACTGGTCCGGCTGGCGCTCCTTCATGGCGGCGCCCATTCCCAGGTTCTCGGTCATGCGGGTGAGGGCGACGGGAGCGATCGCGTTCACGGTCACGCCGTAGCGCTCGAGCTCCATGGCAGCGATGATGCTGAACGACGCGATCCCCGCCTTGGCAGCCCCGTAGTTGGTCTGGCCCACGTTGCCGTAGATGCCCGAGGGGGAGGAGGTGTTGATGATGCGGGCGTCGTTGTCCTGGCCTGCCTTCGAGCGCTCCCGCCAGTACTCCGCGGCGACCTTGCTGGTTGCGAAGGTGCCGCGCAGGTGGACCTTGATGACCGCGTCCCACTCGTCGACGGTCATATTGACGAGCATCCGGTCGCGAAGGATGCCGGCGTTGTTGACGACGACGTCGAGGCCGCCGAACGTGTCGACGGCCGTCTTGATCAGCCGGGTGGCGCCTTCGAAGTCCGAGATGTCGTCCCCGTTGGCGACGGCCTCGCCCCCCATGGAGCGGATGGTTTCGACTACCTCGCCGGCGGGGCCTTCGGAGCTGCCGGTGCCGTCGACCTCGGCACCGAGGTCGTTGACGACAACCTTGGCGCCCTGGTGGGCGAACTCGAGCGCGTGCTCACGGCCGATTCCCCGGCCGGCGCCCGTGATTACGACAACCCGGTCCTGGCAGATCCCGATCATTTATTCCTCCGTGTATGCGTGCCGGGTAAGCCTGCCGTACCGGGTCCAGTCCACGCCAACGGCGGCCGGGTCACATGTAACCAGTACCGTGGATCGGGCAATGGTGATCGAGGAACCAACCACCGCCGGCGGGGCGGGGCCCTTCGACGGAGCCCCCTCCGCGCTGCTCGCCGGCCTGAATCCGGCGCAGGAGGCCGCGGTAACCCACCCGGAAGGGCCGCTGCTGATCGTCGCCGGCGCCGGCTCCGGCAAGACACGGGTGCTCACCCAGCGGGTCGCCTGGCTGATCGCTGAGAAGGGCGTCTCTCCTTACGAGATCCTGGCGATCACCTTCACGAACAAGGCGGCCGGCGAGATGCGTGAGCGGGTGCAGGCGCTCGTCGGCCCCGTGGCTCAGCGCATGTGGGTGTCCACGTTCCACTCGGCGTGCGTCCGGATACTGCGTCGCGACGCAGCCAGGCTCGGGTACAAGAGCAACTTCACCATCTACGACCAGGCCGACTCGGTTCGCCTCGTCGGATATGTGGTACGCGACCTCGGGCTCGACTCGAAGAAATTCGCACCCAGAGCGATCCACGCCTACATCTCGAATGCCAAGAACGAGCTCGTCGACTTCGAGACGTTCTCGGGCCAGGCCCGCACCCTCATGGAACGCAAGGTCGCGGAGGTCTACCGCGAGTACCAGCAGCGCCTTCTTGCGGCGAACGCCATGGACTTCGACGACCTGCTCCTCGTGACGGTCAGTCTTTTCCAGGCGTGCCCAGATGTGCTGGAGCACTACCGTCACCGCTTCCGCCACGTCCTGGTCGACGAGTACCAGGACACCAACCGGGCGCAAAACGAGCTCGTTCTCCTCCTCGCCGGCGAGCACCGCCAGGTCACCGTCGTCGGAGACTCGGACCAGTCCGTCTACGGCTGGCGCGGTGCGGACATCCGCAACATCCTGCAGTTCGAGGAGGCCTTCCCCGACGCGACCGTCGTCGTGCTCGAACAGAACTACCGCTCGACGCAGACGATCCTGGACGCGGCCAACGCGGTCATCGCCAACAACGCCATCCGCAAGCCGAAAGCTTTGTGGACCGAGCAGGTTGGCGGCGAGTTGGTGGTGCACTACCACGCGGAGGACGAGCACGACGAGGGGTCGTGGCTGGCTTCAGAGGTGACGCGGCTGCACCGCGCCGAGGGCGCCGGGGGTTACGCGTGGGGTGACATTGCCGTCTTCTACCGGGCGAACGCGCAGAGCCGCGCGGTCGAGGAGGAACTCGTACGGCGCGACATCCCGTACAAGGTCGTCGGAGGTACGCGCTTCTATGACCGCAAGGAGGTCAAGGATCTGCTCGCCTACCTGCGGGCGGTCGCCAACCCGGATGACGAGGTGTCGTTGAAGCGGATCGTCAACACTCCGAGGCGTGGTGTCGGCGACACCAGCGTCGACAGGATGGACAGGTGGGCGAAGGGGCACGGCGTCTCGTTTGCCGAGGCGCTCCCCCACGCCGAGGAGGCCGGAGTCAGCGGCAAGGCGCTCGGCGGGGTCCGCACGCTGCAGGAGCTGCTGGAAGAGCTGAGAGACGAAGCGCGTGGCGAGCCGAAGGCGACGCCCGCTCGGCTGCTCGAGGCGGTACTCGACCGCACCGGCTACCTCGCCGAGGTGATGGCGGAGAACACGGTCGAGGCGGCGGGGCGAGTCGAGAACATCGAGGAGCTGATCGGTGCCGCGGGGGAAGCCGACGACCTCGACGAGTTCCTCGAGCAGGTGAGCCTCGTCGCCGACGCGGACGAAGTGGACGGCGACGGGTCGAAGGTCACGCTGATGACGCTGCACACGGCGAAGGGACTCGAGTACCCGGTCGTGTTCCTGATCGGCATGGAAGAGGGGGTTTTCCCGCACCTGCGGTCGCTGGGCGAGCCCGACGAACTCGAGGAGGAGCGCCGGCTCGCGTACGTGGGCATCACCCGTGCACGCGAGAGGCTGTACCTGTCGAACGCTTGGTGCAGGACGCTCTGGGGGCAGACGCAGTACAACCCTCCCAGCAGGTTCATAAAAGAGATTCCCGAGGTGCTGCTACATGCAGCGGAAGGGGGCAGGCGATCCGCGGTCAGAGCGGGCGCCGGCGGGCTGCGGACCCGGGACCAGATAGTCGAGGCGGCGATGCGGCGCGCCAAGGCGGGCCCGGTGCACGGCAGCGGCGCGGATCAGCTCGGGCTGCGCGCCGGCGAGACGGTGGTCCACGCCAAGTGGGGCGAGGGTGTGGTGATCTCGGTCCGTGGTGAAGGCGACAAGGCGGAGGCGAAGGTGCGGTTCCCGTCGGTGGGGGAGAAGCACCTGGCGCTGTCGTTGGCCCCGCTCAAGAGGGCCTGAAGGGGTTCTGCGAACCTCTTCAGGGTCCGGCCGTGCTGCAGAGCACCCCACAGGGGACGGCGAATGCCGGCGCCGGAGCCACCGGCACGTTGATGTGCGAAGGGGTCGCGCCGCCTCGCTGCACCTGGTAGACGCCGCCGACGAGACCGGTTGTCTGCACCGCCGTAGGTCCGAGGTGCGGGGAGTCGCCTGTCGTGAGGGTGACACGCAGTGCCCAGCCGGCCGGGATCTCGGCGAACGTCGGGAACACGGCGATGTCGTAGCGGGTGACCTGGCCCGGCGTCACCGGCTCGCTAGACGCCTGGGTGAAGGGGTGGACGGGCATCAGCAGGTTGCCGTTGCCATCGGTCCACGTCTTGCCGGGGTCCAGCTTGCGGAAGGATCCCAGCAGCGCCCCGGAGGTCAACGGCACGGACTGGCCGGTTGGCGATACCTCCTCGATCGTGGCGACGAACTCCGTGTCCTTGGTGGTGGACGTGGCGTAGACGGTCGCGTCGATCGGCCCGCCGATCACCTCATCGTGCGTGAACGGCGCGGTCGTGTAGGTCAGCGCACCGGGGCCTGCTTCGAGGGTGGCGTCGTTGGTGTCGCACGGGTTGGTGGTGTGGAGTGCTTGGGCCGCGAGCGCGAGGAAACCTCCGCTCCACTGGTCGGATTGCACGCTGCACGGGCTCGTTGCGGAGGTCCACACGACCGGGTCTGCGCCGGCGGTGTTCGGCGCGGTGGAGCTGAGAACGCCGTCGTTCGTCGAAGTCTGCGCCGTGCCGGTGCGGCCAGGTCCGAAGTAGTAGGTGGAGGTGGACGCCTCCTGCAGAGGCCAGTCGGCGGTGTCGATCCACTTGCCGGAGTGGAGCTGCTCGAGATGGAGCGGCGTGGTCGTGGTGGCGAGCGGCGTCTGCTCGCCGCGCAACCAGGTGTCGAACCATTCCAGTTCGATCGCAGCAAGGTTGACTCCGGTGCCCGTTGTGACGTGCTGCCACGGTCCCATCATCAGCTGGTACCTCGGCGTGGCGGGCTGGCCGGCGAGCATCGCAGCATCTGCGGGCCGGCCGCTGGCGAGGTTCTGGAGAGCTGCGTAGTTCTGGAGCTCACCCTGCTGGAATAGGTCGTTCCAGCCGCCGACGAGGAAGGCGGGGATGTTGTCGCCCACGACATCCTGCAGGTAGGTCGCCGGACTGCGCGCCTGCCAGTAGCTGCCGTCGTAGGACTCGTCGCCCCCCGTCTCGACGTTGGCGAGAGTCGCGGCGTCGTAGCTGGCGAGCGCCTGGTTGTGTGCCACTTCGAGCGGGGCGAGATTCTGCAGCCCGCCGGCTATCGGTGCGGGCGAGGCCGACTGGCCGGACTCTGAGAGCGGTTCGAGGGCAGGATTGGCTGCGTTGAGTCCGGCGACGAGGGCGAGGTAGAACGCGCTGAACTCGATGTCGGGGATCCCGCCCTGGGTGACAGTGTCGGAGTAGATGTCGTGGCCGGAGATGATCGGGAACATGGCCTTGACCGGCGAGTTCTGAGGCAGGGCGCTCACGGTGAGGAACTGGTCGATGCCCATGTAGGACTCACCGAACAGCCCGACGTCGCCGCCGGAGTCCGGCAGGTGCGCTGCCCAGTTGACGAGGGTCGCGCCGTCAGTTGCCTGGACCGGGTCGAACAAGCCGAATGTTCCGCCCGAATCGCCCGTGCCGCGCACGTCGGCGATGACCACGATGTATCCCCGATCGACCAGGTAGGGGATGTCGGTGTTGGCGATGGACGCCCCGACCGACGAAGAGTTGCCGGGCGCGAACGACTCCTTGCCGTACGGCGTCTGCTGGAGGAGAACGGGAAACGAACCGGATGCCGCTTTACCGGTCGAGGGGTTTGTGGGGTAGTAGACGTCGGCACGGAGGACGGTGCCGTCGTGGGCCTTCACGGGCTGGTCGGTCTGGACTGCGTAGCCGAAGGTCGCCGCTTCCGGAACCCAGGCGCCGGAGTTCGACTCGGTCGCCCGGGCCACCGGTCCCGTGAGGGCGACTGTGATGAGCGCTGCAGCGCCCGCAGCCAGCCTTCGGAGATTTCTCTTGTGTCCGGCCACGACCTATTTGTTCGCCGCTGGGATGTCGGCGACCTGCGAGAGCGTCAGCAGTTGGCCGGCGGGGGGCCGCTGGCTCCCGGTAGCTCGTAGACCGAGCTGTTGGTCCCGGGGACCGTGGTGGCGGTGGTCGTCGACCCACCGGTAGATCCGGCCGTCGAGCCGGCCGATGAGGACGACTGGCCGCCGGTCCCGGAGGCAGCGGTGTAAGACGACCCGGTGATGACCTCGAGGTTGTAAGGGGTGGGGGTCAGGCTCGAGTCCTCGACCAGAGTGGCGCCTCCCGGCATCTTCGCTCCTACCTGCTGAGCGGCGGTCAGCGAGTCCGGCGCGTAGTGGATCTCGGTGGTGGAGTGGTTGTAGCCGGGCGACGCCGAGTCCACCTTGGTGTAGTAGCCGAGCCCCGAGAGCCACTGACTCATCTGCCCCGCCTGGCCGCCTACCCCGGTGCCGTTGGCGACCTCGATGTTCACCGAGGACGGGGCGACTGTGACCGACGGCATGTTGATCTTGGGGGTCTTGGACGCCGGTGCAGATGACGAGGGCTTGCCGGCCGGTGGCGGGGTGGTGCCGAACGCGTTGAAAGCCGCGATCGCTTCCTTCGCCTGCGGCTGCTGCAATCCGAGCACGTCCGCGCCGCCGGCCGTCACGTAGCTGTACGTCGGCAACGTGATGTTCGGTATCGCCGACGTGTTCATCGTGCGGAAGTCCTTGGCGAGGTCGAGCATCAGGCTGGTGCTGAACTTGCTGTCCACCGTGAGGTTCTTGGTGACACCGCCGATCACGTTGTTGAGCGCGATCGGGTTGGTGAACTCGCTCTCCGCCTTTTTGATCATCTTCTTGATGAAAGCTTGCTGGCGCTGGATTCGAGCGAGGTCACTGAGGCCCTCGGAGTGCCAGTAGCCGTCCAGCTTGTACTGGTAGTGGCGTGACCGGACGAACGCGAGTGCCTGGTCGCCGACGAGCGTGTAGCAACCGGGGGTCGGGATGTTGAGCAGCGAGTACGGGTCACGGGCGGGCGTCGGGAAGTAGAACTTGACGCCGCCAACGGCGTTGCTGATATCGCGGAAGGTGTCGAAGTTGATCTCGGCGTAGTGGTCGACCGGGATGCCGAGATCCTGGGTGATCGTCTGGACCAGCAGCGAGGCCCCTGTGTCGAACGCGGAGTTGATCCGGTTGGAACCGTGGCCGGGGATCGGCCCCCAGAGGTCGCGCGGTATCGACAGCATCATCAGCTGACGCGTTGACGGCACGACCCTGACGAGGATGATCGTGTCCGAACGTTGGCCCCCTACCTGCGAGGCGCCTCCGAACTGGGTGTTGTCACCGCCGGCCGCGATCGCGGCGCGGCTGTCGCTTCCCACTATCAGGAGCGTGAACGGCTTCCCGTTGCTGGTGTCGGTGCCCGTCAGCGTCGGGATGGTCTTGGTCTTGATCTGGCCGAAGCGCCACTGCACGTACCCGTAGGCGCCCGCCACCCCGACGACCGTCAGAGCGACGAGGACGTTGGCCAAGACAAGGACACGCCGCGGCCACCGCCTGGGCCTGATCAGCTCGCCGCCTGCGGCGAGGCGCGGCGGCAGAGACGGCGGTCGCCTTGTTTGGGGCGCGTGCCGCCCACGTCGTGGGCGCTCTCGCTGGCCCCAACTTTCATCGACGGGCGGCCGACGGTAGACGGTGCGGGGGGATTTGTCGTCGGAGGATCCGATGCCACGATTTTACCTGTGATGATGTCAGCGTTGGCTTCAGGGCGGCCCCACCAGGCGGGACTCGGGTTGGCCCGCCCAGGCGGTGACCTGCGATCATCGGTGTCGATGCAACGGCCCTACCGGGTGGTGGTCGCCAAGCCCGGACTCGACGGTCACGACCGAGGTGCACGCGTGATCGCCCGCGCCTTGCGCGAGGCCGGGTTCGAGGTCATCTACACGGGCCTGCACCAGACTCCGGAGCAGATCGCCGAGACCGTGATCCAAGAGGACGCCGACGCGGTCGGCCTGTCGATCCTGTCGGGGGCCCACATGACGCTGTTCCCCCGGATCATCGCCGAGTTGTCCGGCCGGGGAGCGGGCGATGTGCTCGTCTTCGCCGGCGGGATCATCCCGGCCACCGACATACAGCGGCTCGCCGAGGCGGGGGTGGCGCGGATATTCACGCCCGGTGCTCCCTTGGGCGACATCACAGGCTGGCTCGAGCAGGCCCTCGACGAGCGGGAGAAGAGCGTCACCTAGTCCGCGGCGCCCGGCCCCCCCTTTCCCCCCAATACCGAAATCAAACAGGAGCAAGAGTGGATCTCTTCGAGTACCAGGGCAAGCAGTACTTCGCCCGGTTCGGCATACCCGTCTCAGCCGGTGGCGTTGCCGACACGGTCGAGGAGGCCGTCGCCGCGGCGAACAAGGCCGGCTATCCGGTCGTCGTCAAGGCGCAGGTGCAGGTGGGTGGGCGCGGCAAGGCCGGCGGCGTGAAGCTCGCCAACGACAAAGCCGAGGTCCGCACCCACGCCTCCAACATCCTCGGCCTGGACATCAAGGGCCACGTCGTCCGGAGGCTGTGGGTCGAGCACGCTTCGGACATCGCCAAGGAGTACTACGCCAGCTTCACTCTCGACCGCGGTGCGAAGAAGTACCTGGCGATGGTCTCGGCGAAGGGAGGCGTCGAGGTCGAGACGGTCGCAGAGGAGGACCCGACCGCGATAGCGCGCCTGTACATCGATCCGGCATCGGGTTTCAGCGAGGGTGCGGCCGCGAAGCTCGTCGAGGAAGCCGGACTTGATCCCGAGGCACGCGAAGGCGCGGCGAAGATCCTGGTCGACCTCTACCGCTGCTACGTCGAAGGCGACGCGGATCTCGTCGAGATCAACCCGCTCATCCTCACTCCTGAGGGGAAGGTGCACGCGCTCGACGCGAAGGTGACCCTCGACGACAACGCGTCGTTCCGCCATCCCGAGTGGGACGAGTTCCGCGACATCGACGAGTTCGACGAGCGTGAGCGGCTCGCCCGCAGCAAGGGTCTGCAGTACGTAGGGCTAGACGGCTACGTCGGCATCATCGCGAACGGGGCCGGTCTTGCGATGAGCACCTGCGACGTCGTCAACCAGGTCGGCGGATCCCCGGCGAACTTCCTCGACATCGGCGGCGGTGCCAACGCCGAGGTGATGGCCAACGCCCTGGAGGTGATCAGCTCGGACGCAAAGGTCCGGTCGATATTCGTAAACATCTTTGGAGGCATAACCCGGGGGGAGGAGGTCGCCACCGGAATCGTGCAGGCTCTGGGACGAGTAGAGATCAAAGCGCCGATGGTGATCCGCCTCGACGGGACCAACGCGGAGGAGGGCCGGCAGATACTGCAGTCCGTGCTCTCGGACACGGTGCTTTCGTCGCCGACGATGTTGGATGCGGCCCGCAAGGCCGTCGAGCTCGCGGGAGCTGTGCAATGAGTGTTTTTGTTGACGAGAAGACCAAGGTCGTGGTGCAGGGCCTCACGGGCGGGCAGGGCCGCTTTCACGGGTTGCGCAACAAGGCGTACGGGACGCAGGTAGTCGCCGGCGTCACCCCCGGAAAGGGTGGTCAGGACGTCGAGGGAATACCGGTCTTCGACACCGTGGCCGAAGCCGTTGCGGCCACGGGGGCGAACGCCTCGTTCGTATCGGTGCCGCCCAAGGGGGCGGCGGCAGCGATCCTCGAGGCTGCTGAAGCTGGCATCCCGTTCGTCGTGTGCATCACCGAGGGCATCCCGGCCCACGACGAGGCGCGCGTGTTCAACACGCTGGTCGAGTCGTATCCCGCTACGAGGCTCCTCGGGCCCAACTGCCCTGGGATCATCAGCCCCGGCAAGTGCAACATAGGGATCACCGCCGGCGAGATCGCGCTGCCCGGCGGCCCCGTGGGGATCGTCTCACGCTCGGGAACGTTGACCTACCAGGCGTTGTACGAACTGAAGCAGCTCGGCATCGGTGTAACTACTTGCGTCGGCATCGGCGGCGACCCGGTTCCCGGTACCAACTTCGTCGACTGCCTCGCAGCGTTCGAGTCCGATCCGGAGACGAAGGCGATCGCCATGTTCGGGGAGATCGGCGGCTCCGAAGAGGAGAAGGCAGCGGACTTCATCGCCAAGGAGGTCACGAAGCCCGTGGTGGCTTACATCGCCGGCGTCACTGCTCCTCCCGGCAAGAAGATGGGCCACGCCGGCGCCATCATCTCCGGGTCGAAAGGGACGGCTCAGGCGAAGATGGAAGCCCTCGCCGCTGCCGGCGTGCACGTCGTCCACAATCCGACCGAGGCCGGCGAGAAGATGGCGGAGATCGTCAAAGGTCTCTGATCTCTAGGAAGCTCTAAGCGGGGACTTCTCCGCGAGCAGCATCTTGAGATACTCACGGTCCGCTTTGCCGAGGCCACCCTGCGCCAGGCGCTCCCGGACCTCTTCGAACGTCATGGTCTTGCCGGCCTCGTACAAGGCCGGCGTGATGACGCGGTCGGTGATGCTCTCGTCCATTCGTTCCTTCTGGGCGTTCTTCTCGCCGACCTTCTTGGTGACCTTGGTCTGCTCGGAGAGAGTGTTGAGCTCCTTCAGGTACAGCGACGCCTTGTCCTTGGGCTGGGTGGCGACTATGAAGCGGCGCAACTTCTCGATGCTCGGGGTCAGGTCGGCGCCGAACTGACTGACAAGGAAGCCGCGGCCCCGGTCACCGCGCTCTTTGTAATTGACGAGGTTCTTGATCTCCCGTAACCGGCGCAGCTTCTCGGTCTTCTCGCTTGCCATCTGCCCGAGCTTGGCGAGCTTCAACGGTGCGGTGACGGCCTTCTTGACATAACCCCCGAACTTCTCGAAACCGCCCTTGATCTTGTCCCCGGTCGTCTGGTTGGCCTCCGCCTGCGCATTGGATTCCTGCTGGCGGGCGTACGTATCGAGATCCTGGTATGTCTCGTCCTTCTCGCCCCCCCCGAGCGATGCCAGGGCGTCGCCAACGGATTGGACCCCGTTGGCGAGCTTCATACGAGCCGTCTGCTGCTCGTCGTCCTGGCCGAGCTTGTCGAGCATCCGCTCGTGGATCTCCGCCATCGACAGCCGCTGTGCCTCCCCCAAGGGGATGCCGTAGGCCGCCAGCACATTCAGCACTCCCTTCTCGGGTTCGGTGAGCTTCTCGCCTCCGGCCAGTCTCTCGAGAGCCCTCTTCGCTGCGAGGATCACCGTGTCGACGGAGTAGCCGATGTCGGTCTTGATCAGCTTCTTGCCTGATCCTTCGACCTGGAGCGCGCCCTCCTTGCGGGCATCCTGGGTCTTCGATCGGTAGACATCCAATGCGACGAAGTTCGCGACCTTGTTGGCGATCGTGAGTGCTGATGCACCGCTGCGTATGGCGGCGGGGATGCCCATGCCGCCGGCGGTGGCGATCTCGGCGATGCTCGCCCCGATGCGGATTCCGTTCGCGGTCGCCCCCACGACTTCTGTGCTGATCTGGATCTTGTTCTCGACAGTGGTGCGTGTCAGCGCGAGCGCCAAGGGCTGGTTGCCTGCTTCCGAAGCGTCCTTTTCCGCGGCGGCCGTGTTGGCCAGGCGCTCCGTCGGCGGGTCGACCGCGATGACGTTGCCGACGTAGCCGGCGATCCCGGCAGCGATGGCGACGCCCGGGATGGCATTGGCGAAACCCGGGTCGTGCGAAAGCGTCTCGTTGAACTTGGTGATGACCTTCAGTGTGTTGCGAGCAGCGGTCACGGCTTGCTTGACGAGGCCGACCGACTGCAGAGCGATCTTGACGTTCGCGTCCTTGTCCAGCTTGTCGTTGTCACGGTCGTTGACGAGGCGAGCGATCTTGACCGCCTTGGAAAAGATGCCGCCGACGGCTTTCAGACCGCCACCGATGCTTCCCATGATCCCCTTGAACAGTGACTTCTGACCAGTGTTGAGCGTGTTCTTGTCCGCCTTGTTGCCGATCAGCGTGCCGGCCTTGGTTCCGATGCTCCCGACGGTGCCGACCACGCCGACCGCGGTCCCCGCGTCCCTCAGGTGGGAGTCGAACTTGCTCTCCATGTTCTTGCGGACCGACTTCTTGGCCTCCTCGCGCAGGCGCCACTTCTCGGCGTCGCTGACCCGGTCCACGCCGAGGGTTGCCTTCACCTCCTCCAGCTTCTTCTGGTAGGACTCGTCGATAGCGATCTTGGCGTCCATGGCCATCTCGAACAGCTTGCGCTGCAGGGCGCCGGGGCCTTTGAGGTCGGTGAGCTTCTGTTCCGCCTTGCGGATCCCCTCCTCGTTGTTCGACTCCTTGGCGGTTTCCAGCTCGGCGTTCGCAGCCTCGACCTCGCCCGAGATCAGACGCTCGGCGCGCCGCTGCATCTGGCGCTTGAAGGCGACGTCTTTCTCCAATTCGTCGACGATGTCCTTGGGGGACAGTTCCATCGGGTCGCCGACACCCGGCTTGAAGCCGAGCTCCTCCGAGCGCTTGGTCAGCGCCTCCGAGATCTTCGACTGCTTCTCGCCGCCCTCTGTGTTCCTGGTCTGGTCGATCTCCCTCTTCACCACGTCGAACTCGCTGAAGAGGGGGAGATACCGCTGGATGTCGGGTGGCGCCTGCGAGAAAGCGGTCTTGGCGGCCACTTCGGGAGACATCCCCTTGGAGATGAGCTTGTCCCTGAGGTCCAGCCAGCCTTGAACCTGGTCTTTGACCCTGCCCATCTCTGTGGTGCCCTCTTCCGAGGTCATGTGCTTGGCCTTGGTCTTCTCCCAGGTCTGCTTGGGAGGCTTGGGCTTCTTCTTGAAGAGGTCGCCGATCCCGCGCTGGAGTGCCAACGCGCCCGTCGTCGACGGGGCGTGGCCCGAGGAGATGAGCCCGGACACCGCCCGGTTGCCGGCGGTGCGCTGGAGTTGGAGTATGGGTTCGGCGTGAGAAACCTGAGGTCCGGGGTCTTTGGCCGACGCTCGGGTCGACTGAGTCGTCGTTGTCGGCGCTCCGACGGAGACCCTCGCGCGCTCTCGGCTCACCGCTTTATCCCCCCGCGGGCTCCTCCGCGTTCCTGTCCCTCGAGCCAGCTAAGCGAAGGCACCGCATACCCCCTGACGATGTCACCGACGAATGTAACTCCGTCGGGCTTTCCCGAACGGGCATTTCTACAGAGCGCGGGGGTTCAGCGGGCTCTGCGCTCCGCCGCGGCGACGGTGTTGCGCAGGAGCATCGCCACGGTGGTGACCCCGACGCCGCCAAGCCTCGGGGTGATCCATCCCGCAACCTCGGCGCACGATTCTTCCACGTCGGACAGGACGCGGCGCCCCTCCCAGCTCATGCCTCCCCCGATCACGCATGCTCCCGGACGGATCACGCCGGGGGTGATCATCGACGGGACACCGGCAGCGCCCACGACGATGTCGGCTCTTCGGGTGTACTCGGCCCAGTCCGGCACGCCCGTATGGACGGTGGTCACGGCGGCGTTGGCGCCGGGTTCCTTGAGCGACAGGAGCATCGACAGCGGCCGGCCGAGTGTCGGTCCTCGGCCGACGATCACCACGTTTCGCCCGGCGACGGGGACGTCGTAGTGGGAGAGCATCGCCGTGATGCCCAAGGGGGTGCAGGGCCGCGGGGCTTCGGTGTCGCCCAGTGCGAGCAGACCCAGGTTCGTCGGGTGGAGTCCGTCGGCATCCTTCCTTGGGTCGATCGCGGCGACCGCTTCGTTGAAGTCGAACCCGGGTGGGACGGGATGCTGGATCAGGTATCCGTCGACGCCCGGGTCCGAGTTCAGCTGCCGGACGGCCGCGAGCAGTTCGGACTGGGAAGCGTCTGCTGAGATGCGGACGTCCACGGACGTGATCCCGACGGCCTCGCACGCTTGGTGCTTCTTGGCCACGTAACCGGCGCTCGCCGGGTCGTCCCCGACCAGCACCGTGGCCAGGCCCACCGAACGACCCTCCGCGGCCAGCTT is from Acidimicrobiales bacterium and encodes:
- a CDS encoding SDR family oxidoreductase codes for the protein MIGICQDRVVVITGAGRGIGREHALEFAHQGAKVVVNDLGAEVDGTGSSEGPAGEVVETIRSMGGEAVANGDDISDFEGATRLIKTAVDTFGGLDVVVNNAGILRDRMLVNMTVDEWDAVIKVHLRGTFATSKVAAEYWRERSKAGQDNDARIINTSSPSGIYGNVGQTNYGAAKAGIASFSIIAAMELERYGVTVNAIAPVALTRMTENLGMGAAMKERQPDQFDSGSPANISPLVVWLGSPESRGITGRVFNVHGGHISVAEGWAAGPAIDKGERWDPAELGTVIPDLVERAAPNANMSGRRS
- the pcrA gene encoding DNA helicase PcrA, translated to MVIEEPTTAGGAGPFDGAPSALLAGLNPAQEAAVTHPEGPLLIVAGAGSGKTRVLTQRVAWLIAEKGVSPYEILAITFTNKAAGEMRERVQALVGPVAQRMWVSTFHSACVRILRRDAARLGYKSNFTIYDQADSVRLVGYVVRDLGLDSKKFAPRAIHAYISNAKNELVDFETFSGQARTLMERKVAEVYREYQQRLLAANAMDFDDLLLVTVSLFQACPDVLEHYRHRFRHVLVDEYQDTNRAQNELVLLLAGEHRQVTVVGDSDQSVYGWRGADIRNILQFEEAFPDATVVVLEQNYRSTQTILDAANAVIANNAIRKPKALWTEQVGGELVVHYHAEDEHDEGSWLASEVTRLHRAEGAGGYAWGDIAVFYRANAQSRAVEEELVRRDIPYKVVGGTRFYDRKEVKDLLAYLRAVANPDDEVSLKRIVNTPRRGVGDTSVDRMDRWAKGHGVSFAEALPHAEEAGVSGKALGGVRTLQELLEELRDEARGEPKATPARLLEAVLDRTGYLAEVMAENTVEAAGRVENIEELIGAAGEADDLDEFLEQVSLVADADEVDGDGSKVTLMTLHTAKGLEYPVVFLIGMEEGVFPHLRSLGEPDELEEERRLAYVGITRARERLYLSNAWCRTLWGQTQYNPPSRFIKEIPEVLLHAAEGGRRSAVRAGAGGLRTRDQIVEAAMRRAKAGPVHGSGADQLGLRAGETVVHAKWGEGVVISVRGEGDKAEAKVRFPSVGEKHLALSLAPLKRA
- a CDS encoding CocE/NonD family hydrolase, with translation MAGHKRNLRRLAAGAAALITVALTGPVARATESNSGAWVPEAATFGYAVQTDQPVKAHDGTVLRADVYYPTNPSTGKAASGSFPVLLQQTPYGKESFAPGNSSSVGASIANTDIPYLVDRGYIVVIADVRGTGDSGGTFGLFDPVQATDGATLVNWAAHLPDSGGDVGLFGESYMGIDQFLTVSALPQNSPVKAMFPIISGHDIYSDTVTQGGIPDIEFSAFYLALVAGLNAANPALEPLSESGQSASPAPIAGGLQNLAPLEVAHNQALASYDAATLANVETGGDESYDGSYWQARSPATYLQDVVGDNIPAFLVGGWNDLFQQGELQNYAALQNLASGRPADAAMLAGQPATPRYQLMMGPWQHVTTGTGVNLAAIELEWFDTWLRGEQTPLATTTTPLHLEQLHSGKWIDTADWPLQEASTSTYYFGPGRTGTAQTSTNDGVLSSTAPNTAGADPVVWTSATSPCSVQSDQWSGGFLALAAQALHTTNPCDTNDATLEAGPGALTYTTAPFTHDEVIGGPIDATVYATSTTKDTEFVATIEEVSPTGQSVPLTSGALLGSFRKLDPGKTWTDGNGNLLMPVHPFTQASSEPVTPGQVTRYDIAVFPTFAEIPAGWALRVTLTTGDSPHLGPTAVQTTGLVGGVYQVQRGGATPSHINVPVAPAPAFAVPCGVLCSTAGP
- a CDS encoding LCP family protein, with amino-acid sequence MANVLVALTVVGVAGAYGYVQWRFGQIKTKTIPTLTGTDTSNGKPFTLLIVGSDSRAAIAAGGDNTQFGGASQVGGQRSDTIILVRVVPSTRQLMMLSIPRDLWGPIPGHGSNRINSAFDTGASLLVQTITQDLGIPVDHYAEINFDTFRDISNAVGGVKFYFPTPARDPYSLLNIPTPGCYTLVGDQALAFVRSRHYQYKLDGYWHSEGLSDLARIQRQQAFIKKMIKKAESEFTNPIALNNVIGGVTKNLTVDSKFSTSLMLDLAKDFRTMNTSAIPNITLPTYSYVTAGGADVLGLQQPQAKEAIAAFNAFGTTPPPAGKPSSSAPASKTPKINMPSVTVAPSSVNIEVANGTGVGGQAGQMSQWLSGLGYYTKVDSASPGYNHSTTEIHYAPDSLTAAQQVGAKMPGGATLVEDSSLTPTPYNLEVITGSSYTAASGTGGQSSSSAGSTAGSTGGSTTTATTVPGTNSSVYELPGASGPPPANC
- a CDS encoding cobalamin B12-binding domain-containing protein, with translation MQRPYRVVVAKPGLDGHDRGARVIARALREAGFEVIYTGLHQTPEQIAETVIQEDADAVGLSILSGAHMTLFPRIIAELSGRGAGDVLVFAGGIIPATDIQRLAEAGVARIFTPGAPLGDITGWLEQALDEREKSVT